Proteins encoded by one window of Dioscorea cayenensis subsp. rotundata cultivar TDr96_F1 chromosome 6, TDr96_F1_v2_PseudoChromosome.rev07_lg8_w22 25.fasta, whole genome shotgun sequence:
- the LOC120263407 gene encoding pre-mRNA-splicing factor CWC22 homolog, giving the protein MSASHSITDRYDGRRGLEERDREWRSEDRRHRREKHRGEEGEASLRRHEKDLKDDDRHQRDGDSGEEGEASPIRREKNHRWDGGPEEEGEASPPRRDDGGRRRRERGTGEEGREKELEDYGRRRRERETGEVGDTSPRRGQKDRDEDGRRRRERGTGEEGDTSPRRRQKERDDDSRRRRERWTGEEGDTSPRRRQKDGDDHGRRRRERGTGEEGDTSPRRRQGDRDDAGRRRREKGTDEEGDTSPRRRQKDPDNDSRRQREEGDTSPLRREKLRDDNGHHRRERGNGEKSDASPRRREKHEDEDRRRISSRRGENGRGNKAVDGEDEKKPEPTQTKPMPDASNLRTGGVYIPPHKMAQMMRDVQDKSSEAYQRLSWDALRKSINGLVNKVNATNIKNIIPELFSENLIRGRGLFCRSCMKSQMASPGFTDVFAALVAVVNTKFPEVGKLLLKRIVLQLKRAYSRNDKPQLLAATKFIAHLVNQQVAHEIVALELLTVLLENPTDDSVEVAVGFVKECGSLLQDFSPRGLQGIFERFRGILHEGEIDKRVQFLIEGLFAIRKAKFQGFPAIRPELDLVEQEDQFTHEISLEDEVDPETNLDVFKPNPTFLDDEKAYENLKTNILGAESSEDEDNSDAASDDEDDEDDEDEDEDEMMKITDETETNLVNLRRTIYLTIMSSVDFEEAGHKLLKIKLEPGQEMELCIMLLECCSQERTYLRYYGLLGQRFCMINKVYQENFEKCFVQQYSMIHRLETNKLRNVAKFFAHLLGTSALPWHVLAYIRLTEDDTTSSSRIFIKILFQELSEHLGIRLLNERLNEPTMKDSFDSIFPKDHPKNTRFAINFFTSIGLGGITESLREHLKNMPRMIMEQQKQVTDSDESGSDGGSSSLQSGSESGSESESSSDSSERDRRQSKRRKR; this is encoded by the exons ATGTCCGCTTCGCACAGCATCACCGATCGATACGATGGCCGCCGGGGCTTGGAAGAGAGAGATAGGGAGTGGAGATCGGAGGATCGTCGTCATCGGCGAGAGAAGCATCGCGGCGAAGAGGGCGAGGCTAGCCTTCGAAGGCACGAGAAGGATCTGAAGGATGATGACCGCCATCAACGAGATGGAGATTCCGGTGAAGAAGGCGAGGCTAGCCCTATAAGACGCGAGAAGAATCACCGCTGGGATGGAGGGCCTGAAGAAGAGGGCGAGGCAAGCCCTCCTAGGCGAGATGACGGCGGTCGTCGCCGGCGAGAGAGAGGCACCGGAGAAGAAGGTCGAGAGAAGGAATTGGAAGACTACGGCCGCCGCCGGAGAGAGAGGGAGACTGGCGAAGTAGGTGATACCAGTCCTCGAAGGGGACAGAAGGATCGAGACGAGGATGGCCGCCGCCGGAGAGAGAGGGGAACTGGCGAAGAAGGTGATACCAGTCCTCGAAGGCGCCAGAAGGAACGAGACGACGATAGCCGCCGCCGGAGAGAGAGATGGACAGGTGAAGAAGGTGACACCAGTCCTCGGAGACGCCAGAAGGATGGAGATGACCATGGCCGCCGCCGGAGAGAGAGAGGGACTGGCGAAGAAGGTGACACTAGTCCTCGAAGAAGGCAGGGGGATCGAGACGATGCTGGCCGCCGCCGGAGAGAGAAAGGGACTGACGAAGAAGGTGACACCAGTCCCCGAAGGCGCCAGAAGGATCCAGACAATGATAGCCGCCGCCAGCGTGAAGAAGGTGACACTAGCCCTTTGAGGCGCGAGAAGCTTCGGGATGACAATGGCCACCATAGGCGAGAAAGAGGTAATGGTGAAAAAAGCGATGCTAGTCCTAGAAGACGTGAGAAGCATGAAGATGAGGATCGGCGTCGTATCAGCTCCAGACGCGGTGAGAATGGCCGGGGAAATAAGGCTGTagatggagaagatgagaagaaaCCAGAACCCACCCAAACAAAGCCAATGCCAGATGCTAGCAACCTCAGGACTGGCGGCGTCTACATCCCGCCACACAAGATGGCTCAGATGATGCGTGATGTCCAGGATAAGAGCAGTGAGGCATACCAGCGGCTGAGCTGGGATGCTCTCCGGAAGAGCATTAATGGGCTTGTCAACAAGGTTAATGCCACCAACATCAAGAACATCATCCCTGAGCTCTTCTCTGAGAATCTCATCCGTGGTCGAGGCCTCTTTTGTCGGTCCTGCATGAAATCCCAGATGGCTTCACCTGGATTTACTGATGTTTTTGCTGCTTTGGTTGCTGTTGTGAATACCAAGTTCCCCGAAGTTGGTAAGCTTCTCCTGAAAAGGATTGTCTTGCAGCTGAAAAGAGCTTACTCACGAAATGACAAG CCTCAATTACTTGCTGCAACGAAGTTCATAGCCCATCTCGTGAATCAACAAGTAGCTCATGAGATTGTCGCCTTGGAACTGCTCACTGTGCTCTTGGAAAATCCTACTGATGATAGTGTTGAG GTGGCTGTGGGCTTTGTCAAAGAATGTGGTTCATTGCTTCAAGACTTCTCACCCCGTGGTCTTCAAG GTATTTTTGAACGTTTCCGTGGTATACTTCATGAGGGAGAAATAGACAAGCGTGTGCAATTCTTGATTGAAGGTCTTTTTGCAATACGGAAAGCAAAGTTTCAG GGATTTCCTGCTATCCGGCCAGAACTGGACCTTGTGGAGCAAGAGGACCAGTTTACCCATGAAATATCCCTTGAAGATGAGGTTGATCCAGAGACAAATCTTG ATGTTTTTAAGCCAAATCCGACATTTTTGGATGATgagaaagcatatgagaatctCAAGACAAACATCCTTGGGGCAGAGTCATCTGAAGATGAAGATAACTCGGATGCTGCCtcagatgatgaagatgatgaagatgatgaggatgaagatgaagatgaaatgatgaagaTAACGGATGAGacagagacaaatcttgttaaTCTGCGAAGGACAATATATTTGACAATTATGTCAAGTGTTGATTTTGAAGAAGCTGGtcataaattattgaaaattaagcTAGAGCCTGGTCAGGAG atGGAATTATGCATCATGCTGCTGGAGTGCTGTAGTCAGGAGAGAACATATCTTCGATATTATGGTCTTTTGGGGCAACGATTTTGCATGATCAACAAAGTCTACCAGGAGAATTTTGAGAAATGCTTTGTTCAGCAATACTCAATGATCCACCGTCTTGAAACAAATAAACTCCGGAATGTTGCCAAGTTCTTCGCACATCTCCTGGGAACATCTGCACTCCCATGGCATGTTCTAGCATACATCCGATTGACAGAGGATGACACTACTTCTTCATCtcgaatttttattaaaattctttTCCAG GAATTATCAGAGCATCTGGGCATCCGCCTGCTCAATGAGCGTCTCAATGAACCCACCATGAAAGATTCATTTGACTCGATATTTCCTAAGGATCACCCAAAGAACACCAGATTCGCCATTAATTTCTTTACATCTATTGGTCTTGGAGGTATCACAGAGAGTCTGCGCGAACACTTGAAGAACATGCCACGCATGATAATGGAGCAGCAGAAGCAGGTCACCGACTCTGATGAGTCAGGAAGTGACGGCGGATCATCTTCTTTACAATCAGGATCAGAGTCCGGATCGGAATCAGAATCAAGCTCTGATAGCAGTGAAAGAGACAGGAGACAAAGCAAGAGAAGGAAGAGGTAA